A single region of the Glycine max cultivar Williams 82 chromosome 20, Glycine_max_v4.0, whole genome shotgun sequence genome encodes:
- the LOC106797665 gene encoding uncharacterized protein, with product MSLTFQLTIINHETRQKGVERTIITQATVEIEEPIEEIEGVSTLPEQNCINVDELEIPVMKSGEELKPTVREDEPKPKPWVEVIQGNRSLNRGMAVDFIAPTFVKGKAEITIDESDVYEELEFWENSIILFALGQSLSMNAVKKFMEKTWNFISLPELFYNDEGYFIVKCKNREDMELVMEQGPYFIYGKPVFLCKWTTEFEMKEDLLRVLPIWITLPQLPLHLWGERSILKIASVIGKPITTDECTAKKLRISYARVLVEVDITQKPIETVDIKDHKGKLMEQKIEYEWRPSYSQSCLKIGHDCATKKVPGKKLVQV from the coding sequence ATGTCCCTAACATTCCAACTCACCATCATTAATCATGAAACACGCCAGAAAGGGGTGGAAAGGACGATCATAACACAAGCCACTGTTGAAATAGAGGAACCTATTGAGGAAATTGAAGGAGTTTCGACATTGCCGGAGCAAAATTGCATCAATGTGGATGAATTGGAGATTCCGGTGATGAAGAGTGGTGAAGAACTGAAGCCTACGGTGAGAGAGGATGAACCAAAACCTAAACCTTGGGTGGAGGTAATTCAGGGAAATAGAAGTTTGAATCGTGGAATGGCGGTGGATTTCATAGCTCCAACGTTCGTGAAAGGTAAAGCTGAAATTACGATAGATGAATCTGATGTTTATGAGGAATTGGAATTCTGGGAGAATTCGATCATTCTCTTTGCACTAGGACAGTCTCTGTCTATGAATGCGGTTAAGAAGTTCATGGAGAAGACCTGGAATTTCATTTCACTCCCTGAACTATTTTACAACGATGAAGGTTACTTCATTGTGAAATGTAAGAACAGGGAAGACATGGAGCTGGTTATGGAACAAGGTCCCTATTTCATTTACGGTAAACCGGTATTTCTTTGCAAATGGACcactgaatttgagatgaaggAAGATCTATTGCGTGTTCTTCCAATTTGGATAACGTTACCTCAGTTGCCACTGCACCTATGGGGGGAAAGGAGTATTTTGAAAATAGCTAGTGTGATTGGTAAACCTATAACCACAGATGAATGTACTGCGAAGAAATTACGAATCTCTTATGCCAGGGTCCTGGTTGAAGTGGATATTACTCAAAAACCTATAGAAACTGTTGACATCAAGGATCACAAAGGAAAACTCATGGAGcaaaaaattgaatatgaatGGAGACCAAGCTACTCTCAGTCATGCTTGAAGATTGGACATGATTGTGCCACTAAGAAAGTTCCTGGGAAAAAACTAGTACAGGTGTAG